In Wenyingzhuangia fucanilytica, the following are encoded in one genomic region:
- the holA gene encoding DNA polymerase III subunit delta has product MVEVKQLVTDINQGRIKPIYFLMGEEAYYIDKISEYIEKNILTEDEKGFNQTVVYGRDVSIDDIIGQAKQFPMMAERTVVIVKEAQDLSRTIENLVSYVENPLESTVLVVCYKYKTLDKRKKLIKAIAKKGVVFESKKLYENQIGDWISGVLKGKKYQINPKAAQMLVEFLGTDLSKISNELDKLMLVLPKETTITAQHIEENIGISKDFNVFELRKAIGKKEILKCNQIINYFAENPKSNPLVMTISLINSYFTQLLMYHGLKDKSKGNVAKTLRVNPYFVDDYVVAAKNYPMRKVSQIITYLREADVKSKGVGANLTDRDLLKELLFKILH; this is encoded by the coding sequence ATGGTAGAAGTAAAACAGTTGGTAACTGATATCAATCAGGGAAGAATTAAACCTATTTATTTTTTAATGGGTGAAGAAGCCTACTATATTGATAAAATTTCTGAATACATAGAAAAAAATATCCTAACCGAGGATGAAAAAGGGTTTAACCAAACAGTAGTTTATGGTAGAGATGTTTCAATTGATGACATTATAGGGCAAGCAAAACAATTTCCTATGATGGCCGAAAGAACAGTGGTTATTGTAAAAGAAGCTCAAGATTTATCTAGAACTATAGAAAATTTGGTTTCCTATGTAGAAAATCCTTTAGAAAGCACTGTTTTAGTTGTTTGTTATAAATACAAAACCCTTGATAAACGTAAAAAGTTAATAAAAGCTATAGCCAAAAAAGGAGTTGTTTTTGAATCTAAAAAATTATACGAAAACCAAATTGGAGATTGGATTTCGGGAGTGTTAAAAGGGAAAAAATATCAAATAAACCCTAAGGCTGCTCAAATGTTGGTGGAGTTTTTAGGAACTGATTTAAGTAAAATTAGCAACGAACTAGATAAACTGATGTTGGTTCTACCTAAAGAAACAACAATAACAGCACAACATATTGAAGAAAATATAGGTATCAGTAAAGATTTTAATGTTTTTGAACTTAGAAAAGCCATTGGGAAAAAGGAAATACTAAAGTGTAATCAAATCATTAACTACTTTGCAGAAAATCCTAAAAGCAACCCATTGGTTATGACCATCTCTTTAATCAATAGTTATTTTACACAATTGTTAATGTATCATGGTTTAAAAGATAAATCTAAAGGAAATGTGGCCAAAACATTACGTGTAAATCCATATTTTGTTGATGATTATGTAGTTGCAGCTAAGAATTATCCTATGCGAAAAGTTTCTCAAATCATAACTTATTTAAGAGAGGCTGATGTAAAAAGTAAAGGGGTAGGAGCAAATTTAACAGATAGAGATTTGTTAAAAGAATTGCTGTTTAAAATCCTTCATTAA
- a CDS encoding nucleotide exchange factor GrpE, with translation MSKKEDIQQEEKAVEEKATVEQVEETVEAAEQEEKAEETKEPSAEELIQAEKDKYLRLFAEFENYKKRTSKERIELFKTAGKDIIVSLLPVVDDFDRGMIEINKSEDEELKKGVALIQDKLVKTLEQKGLTAVEVNQGDAFDADIQEAITQIPAPTEDLKGKVIDVIEKGYKLGDTIIRFPKVVIGQ, from the coding sequence ATGAGTAAGAAAGAAGATATTCAACAAGAAGAAAAGGCAGTAGAAGAAAAAGCAACCGTAGAGCAAGTAGAAGAAACTGTGGAGGCTGCTGAGCAAGAAGAAAAAGCAGAAGAAACAAAAGAACCATCTGCTGAAGAATTAATTCAAGCTGAAAAAGATAAATATTTACGTTTATTTGCTGAGTTTGAAAACTATAAAAAACGTACTTCTAAAGAACGTATCGAGTTGTTTAAAACTGCAGGAAAAGATATTATCGTGTCATTATTACCTGTTGTTGATGATTTTGACAGAGGAATGATTGAAATCAATAAAAGTGAAGACGAGGAGTTAAAGAAAGGAGTGGCTTTAATTCAAGATAAATTAGTAAAAACATTAGAGCAAAAAGGATTAACTGCTGTAGAAGTTAATCAAGGTGATGCTTTTGATGCAGATATTCAAGAAGCAATTACTCAAATTCCTGCACCTACCGAAGATTTAAAAGGAAAGGTGATTGATGTAATAGAAAAGGGATACAAATTAGGAGATACTATTATCCGTTTCCCTAAAGTTGTAATCGGACAATAA
- the dnaJ gene encoding molecular chaperone DnaJ, whose translation MAKQDFYEVLGVSKGASAAEIKKGYRKMAVKYHPDKNPGDTEAEEKFKLAAEAYEVLSDENKRARYDQYGHQAFEGGHGGGGGFGGGMNMDDIFSQFGDIFGGGFGGFGGGGGHRGGGRRATVKGSNMRIRVKLTLEEIANGVDKKIKVRRKKKAKGVTYGTCTTCNGAGQVMQVTNTILGRMQTAATCNTCGGAGEVMKNKVSGADAQGLSVEEETVSINIPAGVTDGVQLKVAGKGNEAPGNNSISGDLLVLIEEIPHETLTREGVNLHFDLYISYPEAVLGASKEIETVSGKVKIKIDAGTQSGKILRLKGKGLPSIERYGTGDLMVHVNIWTPQELNKDQKKFFEANLGDDNFNPAPTKGDKSFFEKVKDMFS comes from the coding sequence ATGGCAAAACAAGATTTTTACGAGGTATTAGGGGTTTCTAAAGGAGCCTCTGCTGCAGAGATAAAGAAGGGGTATCGTAAAATGGCTGTAAAATATCACCCAGATAAAAATCCTGGTGATACAGAAGCAGAAGAAAAATTTAAGTTAGCGGCAGAAGCTTATGAAGTTTTAAGTGACGAGAATAAGCGTGCTAGATATGACCAATATGGACACCAAGCTTTTGAAGGTGGACATGGCGGAGGCGGAGGCTTCGGTGGTGGTATGAATATGGATGATATCTTTAGTCAGTTCGGAGACATCTTTGGTGGTGGTTTCGGAGGTTTTGGCGGAGGTGGAGGACACCGTGGAGGTGGACGTAGAGCTACTGTAAAAGGTAGTAATATGCGTATTCGTGTAAAACTTACCTTAGAAGAAATTGCTAACGGAGTTGATAAAAAAATCAAAGTTCGTAGAAAAAAGAAAGCCAAAGGAGTAACTTACGGAACTTGTACTACTTGTAATGGAGCAGGACAGGTAATGCAAGTAACCAATACTATTTTAGGTAGAATGCAAACTGCAGCTACTTGTAATACTTGTGGTGGAGCTGGAGAGGTAATGAAAAATAAAGTTTCTGGAGCTGATGCACAAGGATTGTCAGTGGAAGAAGAAACAGTAAGTATTAATATTCCTGCTGGAGTTACTGATGGTGTACAGTTAAAAGTAGCTGGTAAAGGAAATGAAGCTCCAGGAAACAATTCTATTTCAGGAGATTTATTAGTTCTTATCGAAGAAATTCCTCACGAAACTTTAACAAGAGAAGGTGTTAACTTACATTTTGACTTGTATATTAGTTATCCAGAAGCTGTTTTAGGAGCTAGTAAAGAAATAGAAACAGTATCTGGTAAAGTAAAAATTAAAATTGATGCTGGTACTCAGTCAGGAAAGATTTTAAGATTAAAAGGTAAAGGTTTACCAAGTATTGAAAGATATGGAACAGGAGACTTAATGGTTCATGTTAATATTTGGACTCCTCAAGAATTAAATAAAGATCAGAAAAAGTTTTTTGAAGCTAATTTAGGAGATGATAACTTTAATCCCGCACCAACTAAGGGAGATAAATCTTTTTTTGAAAAAGTAAAAGATATGTTTTCTTAA
- a CDS encoding bifunctional aconitate hydratase 2/2-methylisocitrate dehydratase has product MNIYNDYIKEIESRKAQGLSPLPIEGAELLSQIIEQIKDLNNEYREESLNFFIYNVIPGTTSAAGVKAQFLKDIILGKSVVKEITPAFAFELLSHMKGGPSIEVLLDLALGNDISVAKEAAKVLKTQVYLYDADTNRLEEAFNNGNEIAKELLESYAKAEFFTELPDVEEEIEIVTYIAGVGDISTDLLSPGADAHSRSDRELHGQCIFEHNKDMQKELSALKEQHPDKRVMLVAEKGTMGVGSSRMSGVNNVALWTGIQASPYVPFINIAPVIAGTNGISPIFLTTVGVTGGIGIDLKNWVKKTDAEGNTILDADGEPVLEEKYSVATGTVLTINTKEKKLYKDGEAVMDISAALTPQKVEFIRAGGSYAIVFGKKIQTFAAKVLGIDIPTVYAPSKEISVEGQGLTAVEKIFNKNAVGNTPGKTLHAGSDVRVEVNIVGSQDTTGLMTSQELESMAATVISPIVDGAYQSGCHTASVWDDKSKANIPRLMKFMNDFGLITARDPKGVYPAMTDVIHKVLNDITVSDWDIIIGGDSHTRMSKGVAFGADSGTVALALATGEATMPIPQSVKVTFKGAMKSFMDFRDVVHATQQQMLKQFGGENVFQGRIIEVHLGTLTADQAFTFTDWTAEMKAKASICISEDATLIESLEIAKGRIQIMIDKGMDNDLKVLQGLIDKANKRIAEIQSGEKPALRPDANAKYHAEVEIDLDEVAEPMIADPDVNNEDVSKRYTHDTIRPLSYYGGTKTVDLGFIGSCMVHKGDMKILAQMLKNIEAQQGKVEFKAPLVVAPPTYNIVDELKAEGDWDVLTKYSGFEFDDNAPKAAARTKYENMLYLERPGCNLCMGNQEKAEPGDTVMATSTRLFQGRVVKDSGEKKGESLLSSTPVVVLSTVLGRTPTMAEYEAAVEGIVLTKFTPSLKQLIK; this is encoded by the coding sequence ATGAATATTTATAACGATTACATCAAGGAAATCGAGAGCCGAAAAGCTCAAGGACTTAGCCCGCTACCAATTGAAGGAGCTGAATTATTAAGCCAAATTATTGAGCAAATAAAAGATTTGAATAACGAGTATAGAGAAGAGTCTCTTAACTTCTTTATTTATAATGTTATACCTGGTACTACTAGTGCAGCAGGTGTAAAAGCACAATTCTTAAAGGATATCATTCTTGGTAAATCGGTAGTAAAAGAAATTACTCCTGCTTTTGCTTTTGAATTATTATCGCATATGAAAGGTGGACCTTCTATTGAAGTGTTGTTAGATTTAGCTTTAGGAAATGATATTTCTGTAGCTAAAGAAGCAGCTAAGGTTCTTAAAACTCAAGTTTATCTTTATGATGCTGATACAAACCGTTTGGAAGAGGCATTTAATAATGGAAATGAAATTGCAAAAGAACTTTTAGAAAGTTATGCTAAGGCAGAATTCTTTACAGAATTACCTGATGTTGAAGAAGAGATCGAAATCGTTACTTACATCGCTGGTGTAGGTGATATCTCTACAGATTTATTATCTCCAGGAGCAGATGCTCACTCTCGTTCAGATCGTGAATTACACGGTCAGTGTATTTTTGAGCATAACAAAGACATGCAAAAAGAACTTTCTGCTTTAAAAGAACAACACCCTGATAAACGTGTGATGTTAGTGGCAGAAAAAGGAACTATGGGAGTTGGATCTTCTAGAATGTCTGGAGTTAACAACGTAGCATTATGGACAGGTATTCAAGCTAGCCCATATGTACCGTTTATTAACATTGCTCCAGTAATTGCAGGAACTAATGGTATTTCTCCAATTTTCTTAACTACAGTAGGAGTTACAGGAGGTATTGGAATAGATCTTAAAAACTGGGTAAAGAAAACTGATGCTGAAGGAAATACAATTCTTGATGCTGATGGTGAGCCCGTTTTAGAAGAAAAATACTCAGTTGCTACAGGAACTGTTTTAACGATCAATACTAAAGAAAAGAAATTATACAAAGACGGTGAGGCTGTAATGGATATTTCAGCTGCTTTAACTCCTCAAAAAGTTGAGTTTATTAGAGCTGGTGGTTCTTACGCTATTGTTTTTGGTAAAAAAATTCAAACATTTGCTGCTAAGGTTTTAGGAATTGATATTCCTACAGTTTATGCTCCATCTAAAGAAATTTCTGTAGAAGGGCAAGGATTAACAGCAGTAGAAAAAATATTTAATAAAAACGCAGTAGGAAATACTCCAGGAAAAACTTTACATGCAGGTTCTGACGTTCGTGTAGAAGTAAACATTGTAGGTTCTCAAGATACTACAGGATTGATGACTTCTCAAGAATTAGAGTCTATGGCTGCTACAGTTATTTCTCCAATTGTTGATGGTGCTTACCAATCAGGATGTCATACTGCTTCTGTTTGGGATGATAAATCTAAAGCAAATATTCCAAGGTTGATGAAGTTTATGAATGACTTTGGTTTAATTACTGCTCGTGATCCTAAAGGAGTTTATCCAGCAATGACTGACGTTATTCACAAGGTATTAAATGATATCACAGTAAGTGATTGGGATATTATTATTGGTGGAGATTCTCATACACGTATGTCTAAAGGGGTTGCTTTTGGTGCAGATTCTGGTACAGTAGCTTTAGCTTTAGCAACAGGAGAGGCTACAATGCCAATTCCTCAGTCTGTAAAAGTTACTTTTAAAGGTGCAATGAAATCTTTTATGGATTTCCGTGACGTTGTACATGCTACTCAACAACAAATGTTAAAGCAGTTTGGTGGTGAAAACGTTTTCCAAGGTAGAATTATCGAAGTTCACTTAGGAACATTAACAGCCGATCAAGCATTTACATTTACTGATTGGACTGCAGAAATGAAAGCAAAAGCTTCTATCTGTATTTCTGAGGATGCTACATTAATTGAATCTTTAGAGATTGCAAAAGGTAGAATCCAGATCATGATTGATAAGGGAATGGATAATGACTTAAAAGTTTTACAAGGATTAATTGATAAAGCGAATAAGAGAATTGCCGAAATTCAATCTGGTGAAAAACCAGCTTTAAGACCTGATGCTAATGCTAAATATCACGCTGAAGTTGAGATTGACTTAGATGAGGTTGCTGAACCAATGATTGCGGATCCAGATGTTAATAACGAAGATGTTTCTAAACGTTATACTCACGATACAATTAGACCATTATCTTACTATGGAGGAACAAAAACTGTAGATTTAGGATTTATTGGTTCTTGTATGGTTCACAAAGGTGATATGAAAATTTTAGCTCAAATGTTAAAGAACATTGAGGCACAACAAGGTAAAGTTGAGTTTAAAGCTCCGTTAGTAGTAGCTCCTCCTACATATAATATTGTAGATGAGTTAAAGGCAGAAGGAGATTGGGATGTATTAACTAAATACTCTGGTTTTGAATTTGATGACAATGCTCCAAAAGCAGCAGCTCGTACTAAATACGAAAACATGTTGTACTTAGAGCGTCCAGGATGTAACTTATGTATGGGTAACCAAGAAAAAGCAGAACCAGGAGATACTGTAATGGCTACTTCTACTCGTTTGTTCCAAGGAAGAGTTGTAAAAGATTCAGGTGAGAAAAAAGGTGAATCTTTATTATCTTCTACACCAGTAGTAGTATTATCTACTGTTTTAGGTAGAACTCCAACAATGGCAGAATACGAAGCAGCTGTTGAAGGTATTGTTTTAACTAAGTTTACACCATCTTTAAAGCAGTTAATTAAGTAA